Proteins found in one Planctomycetes bacterium MalM25 genomic segment:
- the dnaJ gene encoding Chaperone protein DnaJ, whose amino-acid sequence MATQRCYYEVLNVSKDADEGTISTSYRKLAIKYHPDKNPGDEEAIARFKEAAEAFEVLNDSEKRSRYDRFGHAGVNGQGHAGSGFGDVEDIFSAFGDMFGDMFGGGGGGRRRARAGRDVRCDVTLTLHEAAEGVTKTVEFQRHEACDDCDGSGAAPGSSRETCGYCNGHGRVVQSAGIIRMQTTCPACHGAGSTVSKPCRPCRGSGQRLKTVETEVRIPAGVDEGTRVRINGEGEPSPEGGPPGDCYCFISVLSHPLFEREGQHLVCRVPITYTQAALGCELEVPTLDGSDNLTLPPGTQSGDVFKLGGRGMPDPRRHGLGDLLVQVSIEVPKKLSADEERVLRELAELEQTNVAPQRKSFFQQLKDYIVGEQESDRAEAAAGADASDS is encoded by the coding sequence ATGGCCACCCAGCGTTGTTATTACGAAGTCCTCAACGTGTCGAAGGACGCGGATGAGGGGACGATCTCCACGTCGTACCGCAAGCTCGCGATCAAGTACCACCCGGACAAGAACCCGGGCGACGAGGAGGCGATCGCGCGCTTCAAGGAGGCCGCCGAAGCCTTCGAGGTGCTCAACGACAGCGAGAAGCGCTCCCGCTACGACCGCTTCGGCCACGCCGGCGTGAACGGTCAGGGGCACGCGGGCAGCGGATTCGGCGACGTCGAGGACATCTTCTCCGCGTTCGGCGACATGTTCGGGGACATGTTCGGCGGTGGCGGGGGAGGGCGGCGCCGCGCCCGCGCTGGCCGCGACGTCCGCTGCGACGTGACCCTCACCCTGCACGAGGCGGCCGAGGGCGTCACCAAGACGGTCGAGTTCCAACGCCATGAGGCGTGCGACGACTGCGACGGCTCGGGCGCCGCGCCGGGCTCCAGCCGCGAGACGTGCGGCTACTGCAACGGGCACGGCCGCGTCGTCCAATCGGCCGGCATCATCCGCATGCAGACGACCTGCCCCGCGTGCCACGGCGCCGGCAGCACGGTCAGCAAGCCGTGCCGCCCCTGCCGCGGCTCGGGCCAGCGGCTCAAGACGGTCGAGACCGAGGTCCGCATCCCCGCGGGCGTCGACGAGGGGACCCGCGTCCGCATCAACGGCGAGGGGGAGCCGAGCCCCGAGGGGGGCCCCCCCGGCGACTGCTACTGCTTCATCAGCGTGCTCAGCCACCCGCTCTTCGAGCGCGAGGGGCAGCACCTGGTCTGCCGCGTGCCGATCACCTACACCCAAGCGGCGCTCGGCTGCGAGCTCGAAGTCCCGACGCTCGACGGCAGCGACAACCTGACCCTCCCACCCGGCACGCAGTCGGGCGACGTCTTCAAGCTCGGCGGACGCGGCATGCCCGACCCGCGGCGTCACGGGCTGGGCGACCTGCTCGTGCAGGTCAGCATCGAGGTGCCCAAGAAGCTGTCCGCCGACGAGGAACGCGTGCTCCGCGAACTGGCCGAGCTGGAGCAGACCAACGTGGCTCCGCAGCGCAAGAGCTTCTTCCAACAACTCAAAGACTACATCGTCGGCGAACAAGAGAGCGACCGCGCCGAAGCGGCCGCGGGCGCCGACGCGAGCGACTCCTGA
- a CDS encoding Phosphotransferase enzyme family protein — protein sequence MDRIKLPPEPIRRRIEALNQTPPVRARWTRACRGLSEDTVWRLEGGSQTLAVRCWRINDYKLQLIRQLRRVLSWTCKEGLAFVAAPIGEPIHDGEGGLWEMAPWKSGSPLSELSEDSSAVEEAVKGLVQWHVVARRLSDPPSWFPRGMQLRRYRLKQLDTIAQEIPWLVDDRVAARWPELTPLVRGRCQAAERAAQAIRSIDWSQATSQMIHGDARPEHFLIENGELTGLIDFGAMRRDTPWADLARLAGELGPGRIEEVVSLYEQASGQPVDRAAVAALDLAGAAVSSANWSRWLSDPSRHWPDPELVRQRLRSISSRLAAGGFGPA from the coding sequence GTGGACCGCATAAAGCTCCCCCCCGAACCGATCCGACGCCGGATCGAGGCCCTGAATCAGACGCCGCCGGTGCGAGCGAGGTGGACACGCGCCTGCCGCGGACTCAGCGAGGATACGGTCTGGCGGTTGGAGGGCGGCTCGCAGACTCTGGCGGTGCGGTGTTGGCGGATCAACGATTACAAGCTGCAGCTCATCCGGCAGCTCAGGCGGGTGCTGAGCTGGACTTGCAAAGAGGGGCTGGCGTTCGTCGCGGCGCCGATTGGTGAGCCGATCCATGACGGCGAGGGTGGTCTGTGGGAGATGGCTCCCTGGAAGTCGGGATCGCCGCTCTCGGAACTCTCCGAAGACTCTTCGGCCGTCGAAGAGGCCGTTAAGGGCTTGGTTCAGTGGCATGTCGTTGCTCGTCGTCTTTCTGATCCCCCCTCTTGGTTTCCTCGTGGGATGCAGCTGCGGCGTTACCGATTGAAACAGCTCGATACGATCGCGCAAGAGATCCCCTGGTTGGTTGATGATCGGGTCGCCGCTCGGTGGCCGGAGCTAACGCCGCTCGTGCGAGGGCGATGCCAAGCGGCCGAGCGGGCGGCGCAGGCGATACGCTCAATCGATTGGTCTCAGGCCACCAGCCAAATGATCCACGGCGACGCCCGGCCCGAGCACTTCTTGATCGAGAACGGCGAACTGACCGGGCTTATCGACTTCGGCGCCATGCGGCGGGACACACCCTGGGCCGATTTGGCGCGACTCGCGGGCGAGCTTGGTCCGGGTCGGATCGAAGAGGTCGTGTCGCTCTACGAACAGGCCAGCGGTCAGCCGGTGGACCGAGCCGCTGTCGCCGCCCTCGACCTAGCCGGTGCGGCCGTCTCCTCGGCGAACTGGAGCCGCTGGCTGAGCGATCCGAGCCGGCATTGGCCCGACCCCGAGTTGGTCCGCCAGCGGCTGCGATCGATCTCCTCCCGGCTGGCCGCGGGCGGTTTTGGCCCAGCGTGA
- the glgX gene encoding Glycogen debranching enzyme codes for MIANGTTSYLARQTGLVMAKPHKSLPPMQFSYPLPYGAILREDGVQFVVFSKTATAMRILLYKKVDDPEPSRLIELNPDTDRWGDIWSVFVPELTAGTLYHFQCDGPFEPERGHRFDPHARLIDPFAKALAGGFLPGDDGVVRPPKCVVIDDHFDWQGDRHLRRPLSESVIYEMHVRGFTKSPSSGTDAPGSYLGVIEKIPYLKSLGVTAVELMPVHEFPTEETDGTKSERANYWGYDPMAFFAPHRGYQEGEEPGAQVNEFKQMVRELHAAGIEVILDVVFNHTSEGNDQGPTFGFKGLENSVYYMLTPDGYYKNYSGCGNTVNSNHPIVREMIFNCLRHWVYNYHIDGFRFDLASILSRDRNGSLMPNPPLVEYIAEDPMLSDTKIIAEAWDAAGAYQVGSFASSRWAEWNGAYRDNVRRYWRGDLGMTGPMATRLAGSSDLYQHSGRQPWHSINFVTSHDGYTLNDLVSYERKHNLANGEDNRDGDNNNYSANYGVEGPSRRLPIRRLRRRQTKNFIATLMLSQGVPMLVSGDEVLRTQRGNNNAYCQDNALSWFDWRLVERNAEILRFTQQLIALRLHQPVLRRADFLTGAPHAQGELADVSWYGVDGAAIDWHQTFHSLSCLLSPSGLDDPAARHVLVFMHSGGQPQEFSMPQPATGIDWRLAVDTSAESPYDAFAESVGPTIDPHAPVHLENHTLKCFIAV; via the coding sequence ATGATCGCCAACGGCACGACTTCCTACCTAGCCCGCCAGACGGGCCTCGTGATGGCCAAGCCGCACAAGTCCCTCCCACCGATGCAGTTCAGCTACCCGCTCCCTTACGGGGCGATCCTGCGCGAGGACGGCGTCCAGTTCGTCGTCTTCAGCAAGACCGCCACCGCGATGCGGATCTTGCTGTACAAGAAGGTCGACGACCCCGAGCCGAGCCGACTGATCGAGCTTAACCCCGACACCGACCGGTGGGGCGACATCTGGAGCGTGTTCGTTCCTGAGCTCACGGCGGGGACGCTCTATCATTTCCAGTGCGACGGGCCGTTCGAGCCCGAGCGGGGCCACCGCTTCGACCCGCACGCCCGGTTGATCGACCCGTTCGCCAAGGCGCTCGCGGGCGGATTCCTGCCGGGCGACGACGGCGTGGTCCGTCCGCCGAAGTGCGTCGTGATCGATGACCACTTCGACTGGCAGGGCGACCGCCACCTCCGCCGACCGCTCAGCGAGTCGGTCATCTACGAGATGCACGTCCGTGGGTTCACCAAGAGCCCCAGCTCGGGGACCGATGCGCCCGGGTCGTACCTCGGCGTGATCGAGAAGATCCCCTACTTGAAGTCCCTGGGCGTGACCGCGGTCGAGCTGATGCCGGTCCACGAGTTCCCCACCGAGGAGACCGACGGCACCAAGTCGGAGCGGGCCAACTACTGGGGCTACGACCCCATGGCCTTCTTCGCCCCGCACCGCGGCTACCAAGAGGGCGAAGAGCCGGGCGCTCAGGTCAACGAGTTCAAGCAGATGGTCCGCGAGCTGCACGCCGCGGGCATCGAGGTGATCCTCGACGTGGTGTTCAACCACACGTCGGAGGGGAACGACCAGGGCCCCACGTTCGGCTTCAAGGGCCTGGAGAACAGCGTCTACTACATGCTCACGCCCGACGGGTACTACAAGAACTACTCGGGCTGCGGCAACACGGTGAACAGCAACCACCCGATCGTCCGCGAGATGATTTTCAATTGTCTCCGGCACTGGGTCTACAACTACCACATCGACGGCTTCCGCTTCGACCTGGCGAGCATCCTCAGCCGCGACCGCAACGGCTCGCTGATGCCCAACCCGCCGCTGGTCGAGTACATCGCCGAAGACCCGATGCTCTCGGACACCAAGATCATCGCCGAGGCGTGGGACGCCGCCGGGGCCTACCAGGTCGGCTCGTTCGCGAGCAGCCGCTGGGCCGAGTGGAACGGCGCCTACCGCGACAACGTCCGCCGGTACTGGCGGGGCGATCTCGGCATGACCGGGCCCATGGCGACCCGCCTGGCCGGCTCGAGCGACCTGTACCAGCACTCGGGGCGCCAGCCGTGGCACTCGATCAACTTCGTCACGAGCCACGACGGCTACACGCTGAACGACCTGGTCTCGTACGAACGCAAGCACAACCTGGCCAACGGCGAGGACAACCGGGACGGCGACAACAACAACTACAGCGCGAACTACGGCGTCGAGGGCCCGTCCCGCCGGCTGCCGATCCGGCGGCTGCGGCGGCGGCAGACGAAGAACTTCATCGCCACGCTGATGCTCAGCCAGGGCGTGCCGATGCTGGTCTCGGGCGACGAGGTGCTCCGCACCCAGCGCGGCAACAACAACGCCTACTGCCAGGACAACGCGCTGAGCTGGTTCGACTGGCGGCTGGTCGAGCGCAACGCGGAGATCCTCCGCTTCACGCAGCAGCTCATCGCCCTGCGGCTCCACCAGCCGGTCCTCCGCCGGGCCGACTTCCTCACCGGCGCCCCGCACGCGCAGGGCGAGTTGGCCGACGTCAGCTGGTACGGCGTCGACGGCGCGGCGATCGACTGGCACCAGACGTTCCACAGCCTCTCGTGCCTGCTGAGCCCCTCGGGGCTCGACGACCCGGCCGCGCGGCACGTGCTGGTCTTCATGCACTCGGGCGGGCAGCCCCAGGAGTTCAGCATGCCGCAGCCGGCGACCGGCATCGACTGGCGCCTGGCGGTCGACACCTCGGCCGAGAGCCCCTACGACGCCTTCGCCGAGAGCGTCGGCCCGACGATCGACCCGCACGCGCCGGTCCACCTGGAGAACCACACGCTGAAGTGCTTCATCGCGGTGTGA
- the dsbD gene encoding Thiol:disulfide interchange protein DsbD precursor, translating into MLLNRPLATPLFLLAASLLAAPAGAQVKFDPNFGGGFSIPGAAVNDADLVKLSARFTAATADQPAMVAVTADVADGYHISSLTQAPGGPQKTVLRLDASSGVRQIGAWVADPAPKTHIDTEIWEGLTLEEHYGQVTWRAPVELPAGVDPAVLAVTGSADMQACQDSCVSLDGVAFAARLAPPGSIPPIASQAQPAAPGGGPSAADLTASGAPFMEAESVTTSLPVLLGAAFLGGLILNLMPCVLPVIGLKVLSFAEQAGHDRGKVLAMNLAYTAGILIVFMLLAALAAFASYGWGELYTITEFKVGMVVLVFAMALSFLGVWEIPLPGFAGGKGANDLQQQEGYLGAFFKGIFTTILATPCSGPFLGSAIGYTLTQPPAITFMIFAAIGLGMSSPYLLIGAFPDLVKALPKPGAWMETFKQLMGFVLMATVVYLISTVSSDYYLPVLATLVAVGFACWWIGGTPITAEPSKKTTAWLGGVGTAVLAGWLAFSYLGPSEHGLPWRDYSQSALNAAQAEGKTVLVEFTADWCLTCKLNLKRAINTDRVREVVEANDVQPLLADWTDKNDEIKAKLESLGSRSIPLLAIYPAGSTQPIILRDLISEDDLLTALAQAGAVRGNEPSVEMPTIEIGEATPAGTFR; encoded by the coding sequence ATGCTCTTGAACCGTCCTCTCGCGACGCCCCTCTTCCTGCTCGCGGCCAGCCTGCTGGCGGCGCCAGCAGGGGCGCAGGTCAAGTTCGATCCCAACTTCGGCGGCGGGTTCTCGATCCCCGGCGCCGCGGTTAACGATGCGGATTTGGTCAAGCTGTCGGCCCGGTTCACCGCCGCCACCGCCGACCAGCCCGCGATGGTCGCCGTGACGGCCGACGTCGCCGACGGTTACCACATCTCGTCGCTCACGCAGGCGCCCGGCGGGCCGCAGAAGACGGTCCTCCGGCTCGACGCTTCGTCCGGCGTCCGCCAGATCGGCGCCTGGGTCGCCGACCCCGCGCCCAAGACGCACATCGACACCGAGATCTGGGAGGGCCTGACCCTCGAAGAGCATTACGGGCAAGTTACCTGGCGGGCGCCGGTCGAACTGCCAGCGGGCGTCGATCCGGCGGTGCTCGCCGTGACCGGCTCGGCCGACATGCAGGCGTGCCAGGACTCGTGCGTCTCGCTCGACGGCGTGGCGTTCGCGGCGCGGCTCGCCCCTCCCGGCTCGATCCCGCCGATCGCCAGCCAGGCGCAACCCGCAGCGCCCGGGGGAGGCCCGTCCGCTGCCGACCTGACCGCTTCGGGCGCTCCCTTCATGGAGGCGGAGAGCGTCACGACGAGCCTGCCCGTTTTGCTGGGCGCCGCGTTCCTCGGTGGCCTGATTCTCAACCTGATGCCGTGCGTGCTGCCGGTCATCGGCCTGAAGGTCCTCTCCTTCGCCGAGCAAGCGGGCCACGACAGGGGCAAGGTTCTCGCGATGAACCTCGCCTACACGGCGGGCATCTTGATCGTGTTCATGTTGCTCGCGGCGCTGGCGGCGTTCGCGAGTTACGGCTGGGGCGAGCTGTACACGATCACCGAGTTCAAGGTCGGCATGGTCGTGCTTGTGTTCGCGATGGCGCTGAGTTTCTTGGGCGTGTGGGAGATCCCGCTGCCGGGCTTCGCGGGCGGCAAGGGCGCGAACGACTTGCAGCAGCAAGAGGGCTACCTCGGCGCCTTCTTCAAGGGCATCTTCACGACGATTCTCGCTACCCCTTGCAGCGGACCGTTCCTCGGCTCGGCGATCGGCTACACACTGACCCAACCGCCGGCGATCACCTTCATGATCTTCGCGGCGATCGGCCTGGGCATGTCTTCGCCCTACCTGCTGATCGGCGCTTTCCCCGACTTGGTGAAGGCGTTGCCGAAGCCGGGCGCGTGGATGGAGACCTTCAAACAGTTGATGGGCTTCGTGCTCATGGCGACCGTGGTCTACCTGATCTCGACCGTCTCGAGCGATTACTACCTGCCGGTCCTCGCGACGCTGGTCGCCGTCGGCTTCGCCTGCTGGTGGATCGGTGGCACGCCGATCACGGCCGAGCCCTCGAAGAAGACGACCGCCTGGCTGGGCGGAGTCGGCACGGCGGTGCTCGCCGGCTGGCTTGCGTTCAGCTACCTCGGCCCGAGCGAGCACGGCCTCCCCTGGCGGGACTACTCGCAGTCCGCCCTCAACGCGGCGCAGGCCGAGGGGAAGACCGTGCTGGTCGAGTTCACCGCCGACTGGTGCCTGACCTGCAAGCTGAACCTCAAGCGGGCGATCAACACCGACCGCGTCCGCGAGGTGGTCGAGGCGAACGACGTGCAGCCCCTGCTCGCCGACTGGACCGATAAGAACGACGAGATCAAGGCGAAGCTCGAGTCGCTCGGCAGCCGCAGCATCCCGCTGCTGGCGATTTACCCGGCGGGCTCGACCCAGCCGATCATCCTCCGCGACCTGATCTCCGAAGACGACCTGCTCACCGCCCTCGCCCAAGCGGGCGCGGTGCGGGGCAACGAGCCGTCGGTCGAGATGCCGACCATCGAGATCGGCGAAGCCACGCCGGCGGGGACGTTTCGCTAA
- a CDS encoding heat shock protein GrpE: MIDETDNLDEALADEANDPAAETVEFASADVAEEAPPEPTAEEKLADAEDRLLRMQAELQNVLNRTRREVADERKYGALGLARDLLPAIDTIDRALEAAEKAGEEADAQGLAAGFKMVREQIVATLAQHGCEPIPADPGVEFDANFHEAILQQPSDDIPAGAITMAAQTGYKLHDRVVRAAQVIVSSGPAEG, from the coding sequence ATGATCGACGAAACCGACAACCTGGACGAAGCCCTCGCCGACGAGGCGAACGACCCGGCGGCCGAGACCGTTGAGTTCGCTTCTGCCGACGTGGCCGAAGAGGCCCCCCCCGAGCCGACCGCCGAGGAGAAGCTCGCCGACGCCGAGGACCGCCTGCTGCGGATGCAGGCGGAGCTGCAGAACGTGCTGAACCGGACCCGCCGCGAGGTGGCCGACGAGCGGAAGTACGGCGCGCTGGGCCTCGCCCGCGACCTGCTACCGGCGATCGACACAATCGATCGGGCGCTCGAGGCGGCGGAGAAGGCGGGCGAGGAGGCCGACGCCCAGGGCCTCGCCGCCGGCTTCAAGATGGTCCGCGAACAGATCGTGGCGACCCTCGCTCAGCACGGCTGTGAGCCGATCCCCGCCGACCCGGGCGTGGAGTTCGACGCGAATTTCCACGAGGCGATCCTCCAGCAGCCCTCCGACGACATCCCCGCCGGCGCGATCACGATGGCCGCCCAAACGGGCTATAAGCTGCACGACCGCGTGGTCCGCGCGGCGCAGGTGATCGTCTCCTCCGGCCCCGCTGAAGGCTGA
- a CDS encoding Zinc ribbon domain protein, giving the protein MPTYDYQCDACNHEFELFQQISDPVKKKCPECGKLKLRRLFGTGAAVVFKGSGFYETDYRSESYKKGAESAKKATEKKSESKSKSKSDSKPTTKKKD; this is encoded by the coding sequence ATGCCAACTTACGACTATCAGTGTGACGCCTGTAACCATGAGTTCGAGCTGTTCCAGCAGATCTCGGATCCGGTCAAGAAGAAGTGCCCCGAGTGCGGCAAGCTGAAACTCCGCCGGCTGTTCGGCACGGGCGCGGCGGTGGTGTTCAAGGGGTCGGGCTTCTACGAGACCGACTACCGCAGCGAGTCGTACAAGAAGGGCGCCGAGAGCGCTAAGAAGGCGACCGAGAAGAAGAGCGAGTCGAAGTCGAAGAGCAAGTCCGACTCGAAGCCGACCACCAAGAAGAAAGACTGA
- the glnB_1 gene encoding Nitrogen regulatory protein P-II, with protein MKLIIAVIQPTKLDAVTEALAAIGVTRLTVADAMGFARQRGHAESYRGHEYETHLLRKVELHVAVNDDFIEPTLRCLEEHARTSKAGHIGDGKALVLPLADAIQISDGLSGPSAL; from the coding sequence ATGAAGCTGATCATCGCGGTCATCCAACCGACCAAGCTCGACGCGGTCACCGAGGCGCTCGCCGCCATCGGGGTGACGCGTCTCACGGTCGCCGACGCGATGGGCTTCGCCCGCCAACGCGGCCACGCCGAGAGCTACCGCGGGCACGAGTACGAGACCCACCTGCTGCGCAAAGTCGAGCTGCACGTCGCGGTGAACGACGACTTCATCGAGCCGACGCTCAGGTGCCTTGAAGAGCACGCCCGCACCAGCAAGGCGGGGCACATCGGCGACGGCAAGGCGCTCGTGCTGCCGTTGGCCGACGCCATCCAGATCAGCGATGGCCTCTCCGGCCCGAGCGCCCTGTAA
- the purM gene encoding Phosphoribosylformylglycinamidine cyclo-ligase, with translation MALSYKDAGVDLDVYEESMSRLPRLMRRTHTPRVMPLEGGFAGLFQLDFAGKLFARNYQDPVLVSCTDGVGTKLKVAQLAGRHDTVGVDLVAMCVNDALCCGAEPLFFLDYIAMGKDDPQRLEQVVSGISDGCVQSDSALLGGETAIMPDLYGGDDYDLAGFSVGVVERERLIDGSRIGPGDAVIGVASSGLHSNGYSLARKIVFEAAGLALDDTVEECGGQTVADLLLEPTRIYTQPVRRVLGHYRKKQVVHGIAHITGGGLRENLQRILPEGVTLHLDEGSWDVPPVFGWLQRLGEVADEEMARVFNRGLGLAMVVSEHFADSIQKQLSEQGLDNWAIGRIE, from the coding sequence ATGGCCCTCTCCTACAAAGACGCCGGCGTCGATCTCGACGTTTACGAAGAATCGATGTCGCGGCTCCCGCGGCTGATGAGGCGGACCCACACGCCCCGCGTGATGCCGCTGGAGGGGGGCTTTGCGGGGCTCTTCCAGCTCGACTTCGCCGGCAAGCTCTTCGCCCGAAACTACCAGGACCCGGTGCTGGTGAGCTGCACGGATGGCGTCGGGACGAAGCTCAAGGTGGCCCAGCTGGCGGGCCGGCACGACACGGTCGGCGTCGACCTCGTGGCGATGTGCGTGAACGACGCCCTCTGCTGCGGCGCCGAGCCGCTGTTCTTCCTGGACTACATCGCCATGGGGAAGGACGACCCGCAGCGGCTCGAGCAGGTGGTGTCGGGCATCTCCGATGGCTGCGTGCAGAGCGACTCCGCCCTGCTGGGCGGCGAGACCGCCATCATGCCCGACCTGTACGGCGGGGACGATTACGACCTGGCCGGCTTCTCGGTCGGCGTGGTCGAGCGCGAACGGCTCATCGACGGCTCGCGCATCGGTCCGGGCGACGCGGTGATCGGCGTCGCTTCCAGCGGGCTGCACAGCAACGGCTATAGCCTGGCGCGCAAGATCGTCTTCGAGGCCGCCGGCCTCGCGCTCGACGACACGGTCGAGGAGTGCGGCGGGCAGACGGTCGCCGACCTGCTGCTCGAACCGACCCGCATCTACACGCAGCCCGTCCGCCGTGTGCTGGGGCATTACCGCAAGAAACAAGTCGTGCACGGCATCGCCCACATCACGGGGGGCGGGCTGCGTGAGAACCTCCAGCGCATCCTGCCCGAGGGCGTGACGCTCCACCTCGACGAGGGGAGTTGGGACGTGCCGCCCGTCTTCGGCTGGCTGCAACGGCTGGGCGAGGTGGCCGACGAAGAGATGGCGCGTGTCTTCAACCGAGGGCTTGGGCTAGCGATGGTCGTGAGCGAGCACTTCGCCGACAGCATTCAGAAGCAGCTGTCCGAGCAAGGCCTCGATAACTGGGCGATCGGCCGGATCGAGTAG
- a CDS encoding zinc-binding protein: protein MRCPVCDNEFKQDETPSMPFCSDRCKTMDLGRWLDEGYSLPHMPDPDSDEFEQGLADGP, encoded by the coding sequence ATGCGTTGCCCCGTCTGCGATAACGAGTTCAAGCAGGACGAGACGCCCTCCATGCCGTTCTGCAGCGATCGCTGCAAGACGATGGACCTGGGGCGTTGGCTCGACGAAGGGTATTCTCTACCGCATATGCCCGACCCCGACAGCGACGAATTCGAGCAGGGGTTGGCCGACGGACCCTGA